In one Pseudomonas purpurea genomic region, the following are encoded:
- a CDS encoding aspartate kinase, whose amino-acid sequence MALIVQKFGGTSVGTVERIEQVADKVKKFRDAGDDLVVVLSAMSGETNRLIDLAKQISGDDQPVPRELDVIVSTGEQVTIALLAMALIKRGVPAVSYTGNQVRILTDSAHNKARILQIDDQKIRGDLKAGRVVVVAGFQGVDEHGNITTLGRGGSDTTGVALAAALKADECQIYTDVDGVYTTDPRVVPVAQRLDKITFEEMLEMASLGSKVLQIRAVEFAGKYNVPLRVLHSFKEGPGTLITIDEEESMEQPIISGIAFNRDEAKLTIRGVPDTPGVAFKILGPISAANIEVDMIVQNVAHDNTTDFTFTVHRNDYQAAQAVLENTAREIGAREVVGDTKIAKVSIVGVGMRSHAGVASRMFEALAKETINIQMISTSEIKVSVVIEEKYLELAVRALHTAFELDAPARQGE is encoded by the coding sequence GTCGGCAATGAGCGGCGAGACCAACCGTCTGATCGATCTGGCCAAGCAAATCAGTGGCGACGATCAACCGGTCCCTCGTGAGCTGGACGTGATCGTTTCGACCGGTGAGCAGGTGACGATTGCATTGCTGGCCATGGCGCTGATCAAGCGCGGCGTGCCAGCGGTGTCGTACACCGGTAACCAGGTACGAATTCTGACGGACAGTGCGCACAATAAAGCGCGTATCTTGCAGATTGATGACCAGAAAATTCGCGGTGACCTGAAGGCCGGTCGTGTAGTGGTTGTCGCCGGCTTCCAGGGCGTCGACGAGCACGGCAACATCACGACGCTGGGTCGTGGCGGCTCCGACACCACCGGCGTGGCGCTGGCGGCGGCCTTGAAGGCTGACGAGTGCCAGATCTACACCGATGTCGATGGTGTCTACACCACCGACCCGCGTGTGGTGCCCGTGGCTCAGCGCCTGGACAAGATCACCTTTGAAGAGATGCTGGAAATGGCCAGCCTCGGTTCCAAGGTGTTGCAGATCCGCGCGGTCGAGTTCGCCGGCAAGTACAACGTTCCGCTGCGCGTACTGCACAGCTTCAAGGAGGGTCCGGGTACCCTCATTACTATTGATGAAGAGGAATCCATGGAACAGCCGATCATTTCCGGCATCGCTTTCAATCGCGATGAAGCCAAGCTGACCATCCGTGGCGTGCCAGACACCCCGGGCGTGGCCTTCAAGATCCTTGGGCCGATCAGTGCCGCGAACATCGAAGTCGACATGATCGTGCAGAACGTCGCGCACGATAACACCACCGACTTCACCTTTACCGTGCACCGCAACGACTACCAGGCGGCCCAGGCCGTGCTGGAAAACACCGCTCGCGAGATCGGTGCCCGGGAAGTCGTCGGCGACACCAAGATTGCCAAGGTATCGATTGTCGGCGTCGGCATGCGTTCCCACGCAGGCGTGGCCAGTCGTATGTTTGAAGCCCTGGCCAAGGAAACCATCAATATCCAGATGATCTCGACATCGGAAATCAAGGTTTCGGTCGTGATCGAAGAGAAGTACCTGGAACTGGCTGTGCGCGCCCTGCACACAGCTTTCGAACTGGACGCACCGGCCCGACAGGGCGAGTGA